A region from the Stigmatella erecta genome encodes:
- a CDS encoding DNA-processing protein DprA gives MARTLSHILSADQGATLAFWSVPGLGPKTLEALRAFAGGSLETLVSRPVREWLAEAPVSAPVRGRLAAGEPLAVRAERTLERCAASGMEVAFAGQPAYPERLVGTPDAPPLLFYKGQVGPPRRRVALVGSRHPEQGFLPFARDFARQVAEGGVGVVSGAAMGVDRACHWGALDAGGETWAFLGSALDELDPPQARLLPHFLERGGVFFSELPPGVRASRSTFPRRNRLIAGASDAVVVMRAGRDSGALYTAVAGEALGRPVLALPGDVRNAAAEGCNGWIRAGRARACLSVKDVWDFVGARPVVAVPPGAGEGWEGLSAEAKGAYGVLDRVPRTFEEVLAAVQLSPAALTSALVELELSGLLIQHPGRVFERI, from the coding sequence ATGGCGCGTACCTTGTCGCACATTCTGTCGGCGGACCAGGGCGCCACGCTGGCGTTCTGGTCAGTCCCGGGCCTGGGCCCGAAGACCCTGGAGGCGCTGCGCGCCTTCGCCGGTGGAAGCCTGGAGACGCTGGTGTCCCGGCCGGTGCGCGAGTGGTTGGCGGAGGCCCCCGTCTCGGCCCCCGTGCGCGGGCGTCTGGCGGCGGGTGAGCCCCTGGCGGTGCGGGCCGAGCGGACCCTGGAGCGGTGTGCCGCCAGCGGGATGGAGGTGGCCTTCGCCGGACAGCCGGCCTACCCCGAGCGCCTCGTGGGCACGCCGGACGCGCCCCCGCTGCTCTTCTACAAGGGCCAGGTGGGGCCGCCGCGCCGCCGCGTGGCCCTGGTGGGCAGCCGGCACCCGGAGCAGGGCTTCCTTCCCTTCGCCCGGGACTTCGCGCGGCAGGTGGCCGAAGGCGGCGTGGGCGTGGTGTCCGGGGCCGCCATGGGGGTGGACCGGGCCTGCCACTGGGGCGCCCTGGATGCCGGGGGAGAGACCTGGGCCTTCCTCGGCTCGGCGCTGGACGAGCTGGACCCACCTCAGGCCCGCCTGCTTCCTCACTTCCTGGAGCGGGGGGGCGTGTTCTTCAGCGAGCTGCCCCCGGGCGTCCGGGCAAGCAGGTCCACCTTTCCCCGGCGCAACCGGCTCATCGCTGGCGCGTCGGATGCGGTGGTGGTGATGCGGGCGGGCCGGGACTCCGGCGCCCTGTACACCGCGGTGGCGGGGGAGGCGCTGGGGCGCCCCGTCCTGGCGCTGCCCGGGGATGTGCGCAACGCGGCGGCGGAAGGGTGCAACGGGTGGATCCGGGCGGGGCGGGCGCGGGCGTGCCTCTCGGTGAAGGACGTCTGGGATTTCGTGGGGGCGCGCCCGGTGGTGGCGGTGCCTCCGGGGGCGGGGGAGGGGTGGGAAGGGCTCTCGGCGGAAGCCAAGGGCGCCTATGGGGTGTTGGACCGGGTCCCCCGCACATTTGAGGAAGTACTGGCTGCGGTCCAGCTCTCGCCCGCGGCGCTCACGAGCGCGCTGGTGGAGTTGGAGCTGTCGGGGTTGCTGATCCAGCACCCGGGCAGGGTGTTCGAGCGGATTTGA
- a CDS encoding LysM peptidoglycan-binding domain-containing protein yields MRSRILTSLLLAVVLAPPGLARAQDAEAEDPGSETEGSDVADEGEPGSARVPNVAGARETAPGEVHTVVGGDTLWDLSQQYLGSPWYWPKVWSYNPEIANPHWIYPGNRVRFFPGGEEVPSRVEAGVGPVEEDEPIQAATELSGEDLVSVSGKISYQPQGTTLVATQAFVTQKEVDEAGRIDNSFSDAEMLSFPDKVYVRFKRKADAKVGDRYLVFRTVQVVDHPVNKKKKVGYLTELNGTLKVLSVGDKFVTAQIQDTWNPIERTDLVGPYGEKVTDRVAVKPNSKQVKGYIVTALVPYLTMTGEHSVMVVDKGSADGVEVGNVFTVTRQEDTVGGTLLRPTEKDKALPVEAIGQCLVTEVKERASNCLLTASLREIVPGDRAEMRVGKAPTASR; encoded by the coding sequence ATGCGCTCCCGGATCCTCACATCGCTCCTCCTGGCCGTGGTCCTCGCGCCGCCGGGCCTGGCCCGCGCCCAGGACGCGGAAGCCGAGGACCCCGGCAGTGAGACGGAGGGCTCGGACGTCGCCGACGAGGGCGAGCCGGGCTCCGCGCGGGTGCCCAACGTCGCGGGGGCCCGCGAGACGGCCCCGGGCGAGGTGCACACCGTGGTGGGCGGCGACACGCTGTGGGACTTGTCGCAGCAGTACCTGGGCAGCCCCTGGTACTGGCCCAAGGTCTGGTCCTACAACCCGGAGATCGCCAACCCGCACTGGATCTACCCGGGCAACCGGGTGCGCTTCTTCCCCGGCGGTGAGGAGGTGCCCTCGCGCGTGGAGGCGGGCGTGGGCCCCGTGGAGGAGGACGAGCCCATCCAGGCCGCCACGGAGCTGAGCGGCGAGGACCTGGTGTCCGTGTCCGGGAAGATCTCTTACCAGCCCCAGGGCACCACGCTCGTCGCCACGCAGGCGTTCGTGACCCAGAAGGAAGTGGATGAGGCGGGGCGGATCGACAACTCCTTCTCCGACGCGGAGATGCTCTCCTTCCCGGACAAGGTCTACGTGCGCTTCAAGCGCAAGGCCGACGCGAAGGTGGGCGACCGCTACCTCGTCTTCCGCACCGTGCAGGTGGTGGACCACCCGGTGAACAAGAAGAAGAAGGTGGGCTACCTCACCGAGCTCAACGGCACGCTGAAGGTGCTGTCGGTGGGCGACAAGTTCGTCACCGCGCAGATCCAGGACACCTGGAACCCCATCGAGCGCACGGACCTCGTGGGCCCGTACGGCGAGAAGGTCACCGACCGCGTCGCCGTCAAACCCAACAGCAAGCAGGTCAAGGGTTACATCGTCACGGCCCTGGTGCCGTACCTGACCATGACCGGCGAGCACAGCGTGATGGTGGTGGACAAGGGCAGCGCCGACGGCGTGGAAGTGGGCAACGTCTTCACCGTCACCCGCCAGGAGGACACGGTGGGCGGGACGCTGCTGCGGCCCACGGAGAAGGACAAGGCCCTGCCGGTGGAGGCCATTGGCCAGTGCCTCGTCACCGAGGTGAAGGAGCGCGCCTCCAACTGCCTGCTGACGGCGTCGCTGCGCGAAATCGTCCCCGGCGACCGCGCCGAGATGCGTGTAGGCAAGGCACCTACCGCGAGCCGTTAA
- a CDS encoding tetratricopeptide repeat protein: protein MLKRPSMPWRLIAAVPLCSLMACATPSASQAEVTALRSELRALREQQARMGEKLERIERSASVLSARPSSVKAPAEPAPAAPPPSSRAHEVPSLTVVKLKPKNEPAPSLPVQVDVVEPDTGQMEMFVSSSPGDTDAAEPANTALLDAEYEQAVAALRTGNVEGGAARLQAFADQNPRHPHADNALYFGGLGLMGLKDLDGASRLFERLINTYPAGDAVLDGMLRLAECRLKLKQPEDARALYTRVITQFPGTAAATQAEQRLASLSP from the coding sequence GTGCTGAAGCGTCCTTCCATGCCCTGGCGGCTGATCGCCGCCGTCCCGTTGTGCTCGCTCATGGCGTGCGCCACCCCTTCCGCCTCCCAGGCGGAGGTGACGGCGTTGCGCTCGGAGCTGCGCGCCCTCCGGGAGCAGCAGGCCCGCATGGGTGAGAAGCTGGAGCGCATCGAGCGCAGCGCCTCCGTGCTCAGCGCGCGCCCCTCGTCCGTGAAGGCGCCCGCCGAACCGGCTCCAGCAGCCCCGCCCCCGTCCTCCCGCGCCCACGAGGTGCCGTCGCTCACGGTGGTGAAGCTCAAGCCGAAGAACGAGCCTGCCCCCTCGCTGCCCGTCCAGGTGGACGTGGTGGAGCCGGACACCGGCCAGATGGAGATGTTCGTCAGCTCCTCGCCCGGGGACACGGACGCCGCGGAGCCCGCGAACACGGCGCTCCTGGACGCGGAGTACGAGCAGGCCGTGGCGGCGCTGCGCACCGGCAACGTGGAAGGGGGGGCCGCGCGGCTGCAGGCCTTCGCCGACCAGAACCCGCGCCATCCCCACGCCGACAACGCGCTCTACTTTGGCGGGCTGGGCCTGATGGGCCTGAAGGATCTCGACGGTGCCTCCCGCCTCTTCGAGCGCCTCATCAACACCTACCCCGCTGGAGACGCCGTGCTCGACGGCATGCTCCGGCTCGCCGAGTGCAGGCTGAAGCTCAAGCAGCCCGAGGACGCTCGCGCGCTCTACACCCGCGTCATCACCCAGTTCCCAGGGACGGCCGCCGCCACCCAAGCCGAGCAGCGGCTCGCGTCCCTCTCGCCCTAG
- the pgeF gene encoding peptidoglycan editing factor PgeF encodes MEPLFITSPLLPVPHGFATRQGGVSEGPFASLNLGFSVGDERERVEENYRRLAQAVGATPGTLATVKQIHGDRVVQAVAGEGAGPLRPQQTEADALWTDQPGQWVGVSTADCVPVLLVDPEGPHVAAVHSGWRGTDADISARAVESLVARGAKPEKLLVAVGPAIQQCCYVVSEDLARRFATRFGADVVVARGDEFRLDLPRAVVLTLRRVGVKVPHMDVLQECTSCDAAHFFSHRRDAGRTGRHLNFVLHRF; translated from the coding sequence ATGGAACCGCTGTTCATCACATCGCCGCTCTTGCCCGTGCCTCACGGATTCGCCACGCGCCAGGGGGGGGTCTCCGAGGGCCCCTTCGCCTCGCTCAACCTGGGGTTCTCCGTGGGAGACGAGCGCGAGCGCGTGGAGGAGAACTACCGGCGCCTGGCCCAGGCCGTGGGCGCGACGCCCGGCACGCTGGCCACGGTGAAGCAGATCCACGGAGACCGGGTGGTGCAAGCCGTGGCGGGGGAGGGGGCCGGGCCGCTCCGGCCGCAACAGACCGAGGCGGATGCGCTCTGGACGGATCAACCCGGACAGTGGGTGGGCGTGTCCACCGCGGACTGCGTGCCGGTGCTCCTGGTGGACCCAGAGGGCCCGCACGTGGCGGCGGTGCACTCGGGGTGGCGGGGCACGGACGCGGACATCTCCGCCCGGGCGGTGGAGTCCCTGGTGGCGCGCGGGGCGAAGCCGGAGAAGCTGCTCGTGGCCGTGGGGCCCGCCATCCAGCAGTGCTGCTACGTGGTGTCCGAGGATCTCGCGCGGCGCTTCGCCACGCGCTTTGGCGCGGACGTGGTGGTGGCGCGGGGGGACGAGTTCCGGCTGGACTTGCCGCGCGCGGTGGTGCTGACCCTGCGGCGGGTGGGGGTGAAGGTGCCCCACATGGACGTGCTACAGGAGTGTACCTCGTGTGACGCGGCGCACTTCTTCTCGCACCGGCGCGACGCGGGCCGGACGGGGCGCCACCTCAATTTCGTGCTTCATCGCTTCTGA
- a CDS encoding GGDEF domain-containing protein — MNLGSHTIGRKLLWSIALPGFLVALLGAGYFWRETQQALEETSQQEAQALAEFVTSTFALPQADREHPHGAVAEVIASNTLLLRSVQELRVLTPTGQIRWSRQRGEEGQPSPEFARLSASLAGKRPADVQGTEIVRQLGGAECAGCHPSGAASLGMLQLRLPEPEISRPLNQGFLAAAAGAVLFVALLALANTLSLRFFITRPLRKLAEVMRRAAEGDLLVRAEVKGSDEISLLGAAFNQMLGRLTSMKVEEIDTQRDLVVTKDKLALKEKLEERITELSLLFDVAHSLNSTLQLEEMLERITRLIVERLKIPDFSIMLLNPDGLLEVRCAWPKNQGVEGLTFQVGEGACGRAAETLRAVYLTDVSDHSSVFARRNLVGEADKGALLSVPMVHMDALLGVINFQRPVVASFSPEELELLTAVADQAATAVKNARLHEETVQLTMTDPLTGVPNRRHLFARMEQELARAERYQTPLSILMVDVDHFKRLNDAAGHRAGDETLRKVCDVLRTRVRKVDTLARYGGEEFMILLPQTAKADAMEVAEKLRRAVAEAQGLAATGPVTISIGVACYPVDAAQQDTLIDCSDSALYASKRGGRNKVSAYEPGMEIHPGRERGPHVGRPSTEAPRGRVPPGGAKA; from the coding sequence ATGAACTTGGGCTCGCACACCATCGGCCGGAAGCTCCTGTGGAGCATCGCCTTGCCGGGCTTCCTCGTCGCGTTGCTTGGCGCGGGCTATTTCTGGCGCGAGACGCAGCAAGCCCTCGAAGAGACGTCTCAGCAGGAAGCGCAAGCCCTGGCGGAGTTCGTCACCTCCACCTTCGCCCTGCCCCAGGCGGACCGCGAACACCCTCACGGCGCGGTGGCCGAGGTCATCGCCTCCAACACGCTCCTGCTGCGCTCCGTCCAGGAGCTTCGGGTGCTGACACCCACCGGGCAGATCCGCTGGTCGCGCCAGCGGGGTGAGGAGGGCCAGCCCTCTCCGGAGTTCGCGCGGCTGAGCGCCTCCCTGGCCGGGAAGCGTCCGGCTGACGTTCAGGGCACGGAGATCGTCCGGCAGCTGGGCGGTGCCGAGTGCGCGGGCTGCCACCCGAGCGGCGCGGCCTCGCTGGGGATGCTCCAGCTGCGGCTGCCAGAGCCCGAGATCAGCCGCCCGCTCAACCAGGGGTTCCTGGCCGCCGCGGCGGGGGCCGTGCTGTTCGTCGCCCTGCTGGCCCTGGCCAACACCCTGTCGCTCCGCTTCTTCATCACCCGGCCGCTGCGCAAGCTCGCGGAGGTCATGCGCCGCGCGGCGGAAGGCGATCTGCTGGTGCGCGCGGAGGTGAAGGGCTCGGATGAAATCTCCCTGCTTGGTGCCGCCTTCAACCAGATGCTGGGGCGCCTCACCTCCATGAAGGTGGAGGAGATCGACACCCAGCGCGACCTGGTGGTGACCAAGGACAAGCTCGCCCTCAAGGAGAAGCTGGAGGAGCGCATCACCGAGCTGTCGCTGCTGTTCGACGTGGCCCACTCGCTCAACTCCACGCTGCAGCTGGAGGAGATGCTCGAGCGCATCACCCGGCTCATCGTGGAGCGGCTGAAGATCCCCGACTTCTCCATCATGCTGCTCAACCCGGATGGCCTGCTGGAGGTCCGGTGTGCCTGGCCCAAGAACCAGGGCGTCGAGGGGCTCACGTTCCAGGTGGGCGAAGGGGCCTGCGGCCGCGCGGCCGAGACGCTCCGGGCGGTGTACCTGACCGATGTGTCGGACCACTCCAGCGTGTTCGCCCGGCGCAACCTGGTGGGTGAGGCAGACAAGGGAGCGTTGCTGTCGGTGCCCATGGTGCACATGGACGCCCTGCTGGGGGTGATCAACTTCCAGCGCCCCGTGGTGGCCAGCTTCTCCCCCGAGGAGCTGGAGCTGCTCACGGCGGTGGCGGACCAGGCCGCCACGGCGGTGAAGAATGCCCGGCTGCACGAGGAGACGGTGCAGCTGACCATGACGGATCCGCTCACCGGCGTGCCCAACCGCCGCCACCTCTTCGCCCGCATGGAGCAGGAGCTGGCCCGCGCCGAGCGCTACCAGACGCCCCTGTCCATTCTCATGGTGGATGTGGACCACTTCAAGCGCCTCAATGACGCGGCGGGCCATCGCGCGGGCGACGAGACGCTGCGCAAGGTGTGCGACGTGCTGCGCACGCGCGTGCGCAAGGTGGACACCCTGGCGCGCTATGGCGGCGAGGAGTTCATGATCCTCCTGCCGCAGACCGCCAAGGCCGACGCGATGGAGGTCGCCGAGAAGCTGCGGCGCGCGGTGGCGGAGGCACAGGGGCTCGCCGCCACCGGCCCGGTCACCATCTCCATTGGCGTGGCGTGCTACCCCGTGGACGCGGCCCAGCAAGACACGCTGATCGACTGCTCGGACTCCGCGCTCTACGCCAGCAAGCGCGGGGGCCGGAACAAGGTGTCCGCGTACGAGCCCGGCATGGAGATCCACCCGGGCCGGGAGCGGGGCCCGCATGTCGGCCGCCCCTCCACCGAGGCGCCCCGGGGTCGGGTGCCGCCGGGCGGCGCCAAGGCCTGA
- a CDS encoding SGNH/GDSL hydrolase family protein codes for MSIHYVALGDSSAVGVGAGRGGGYPERLASRLRQAGLSVGFTNLGMSGAVVRDVITSQLKRAVASQPTLVTLGIGINDLWRGTAVEDFQGDLDRIAQRLKPVGATLVVVNIPDMALAPVARLVPSHLYEGRIEPFNEALHTVARTHGMHVVDLYTASKTFLPGRPDFFCHDGFHPSDTGYEQWADLMLPTVRSLVAPR; via the coding sequence GTGAGCATCCACTACGTCGCGCTGGGGGACAGCTCGGCGGTGGGGGTGGGGGCGGGCCGCGGCGGGGGATACCCCGAGCGCCTCGCCTCCCGCCTGCGCCAGGCGGGGCTGTCCGTGGGATTCACCAACCTGGGCATGAGCGGCGCGGTCGTCCGGGACGTCATCACCTCCCAGCTCAAGCGGGCGGTGGCGAGCCAGCCCACGCTGGTGACCCTCGGCATTGGCATCAACGATTTGTGGCGCGGCACCGCGGTGGAGGACTTTCAGGGGGACCTGGACCGCATCGCCCAGCGCCTGAAGCCGGTGGGCGCCACCCTGGTGGTGGTGAACATCCCGGACATGGCGCTGGCCCCGGTGGCACGCCTGGTGCCCAGCCACCTCTACGAGGGCCGCATCGAGCCCTTCAACGAGGCGCTCCACACCGTCGCCCGCACGCACGGGATGCACGTGGTGGACCTCTACACCGCGAGCAAGACGTTCCTGCCGGGGCGGCCCGACTTCTTCTGCCACGATGGCTTCCACCCCTCGGACACGGGCTACGAGCAGTGGGCGGACCTGATGCTGCCCACGGTGCGCTCCCTGGTGGCGCCGCGCTGA
- a CDS encoding Do family serine endopeptidase, producing the protein MNPRTLRFRNTAVVTIAFVLSSGALAQPAPTQPTPAGNVQPATREAQALPSLAPLIDSVKTAVVNVDVAARVGGRSRSTEPNPLFDRFFGGGQPGGESVRQGAGSGFIVDAKGLVLTNNHVVEDAVSITVRLNDGRSFPAEVVGRDPLTDVAVIKLKGKLDALPTVTLGDSEALRVGDWLVAIGNPFGLASSVSLGILSAKARDIQAGPFDDFLQTDAAINPGNSGGPLFNMKGEVIGINTAIVGGGTGIGFAVPSNLVKALLPQLEKEGSVTRGFLGLGIQDLNAGIAGALKLPVEQGAIVNDVRPGSPAAKAGVKLDDVIVALDGQKITSGGALTRSVALKRPGNVTTLTLYRNGNKQDVKVTLGTRPDLEKVGSRSPGESEESSKARVGLSLDNLDARTAQQAGFANAQGALITDVVPGSPADRAELSPGMLVVEANQKPVRSAQELAKIIRSTSSGGTLLLRVMGPGGESRFLRALQVP; encoded by the coding sequence ATGAACCCCCGAACGCTTCGATTCCGAAATACCGCGGTCGTCACGATCGCTTTCGTTCTCTCCTCGGGCGCCCTGGCCCAGCCAGCGCCCACCCAGCCCACCCCCGCGGGCAACGTACAGCCCGCGACGCGAGAGGCCCAGGCCCTTCCCTCCCTGGCGCCGCTGATTGACTCGGTGAAGACCGCCGTCGTCAACGTGGATGTGGCCGCCCGTGTGGGGGGCCGCTCGCGCTCCACGGAGCCAAACCCGCTGTTCGACCGCTTCTTCGGTGGCGGCCAGCCCGGCGGGGAGTCCGTCCGCCAGGGCGCCGGCTCCGGCTTCATCGTGGACGCCAAGGGCCTGGTGCTCACCAACAACCACGTCGTCGAGGACGCGGTCTCCATCACGGTCCGCCTCAATGACGGGCGCTCGTTCCCGGCCGAGGTGGTGGGGCGCGATCCGCTGACGGACGTGGCCGTCATCAAGCTCAAGGGCAAGCTCGACGCGTTGCCCACCGTGACGCTGGGTGACTCGGAGGCCCTGCGCGTGGGCGACTGGCTGGTGGCCATCGGCAACCCCTTCGGCCTGGCCTCCAGCGTCAGCCTGGGCATCCTGTCCGCCAAGGCGCGCGACATCCAGGCGGGCCCCTTCGATGACTTCCTCCAGACGGACGCGGCCATCAACCCGGGCAACTCCGGCGGCCCGCTCTTCAACATGAAGGGCGAAGTCATCGGCATCAACACCGCCATCGTGGGCGGTGGGACGGGCATCGGCTTCGCGGTGCCCAGCAACCTGGTGAAGGCCCTGCTGCCCCAGCTGGAGAAGGAAGGCTCCGTCACGCGCGGCTTCCTGGGGCTGGGCATCCAGGACCTGAACGCCGGCATCGCCGGGGCGCTCAAGCTGCCGGTAGAGCAGGGCGCCATCGTCAACGACGTGCGTCCGGGCTCGCCGGCCGCCAAGGCGGGCGTGAAGCTGGATGACGTCATCGTCGCCCTGGACGGGCAGAAGATCACCTCCGGGGGCGCGCTGACGCGCTCGGTGGCGCTCAAGCGTCCGGGCAACGTCACCACGCTGACGCTCTACCGCAACGGCAACAAGCAGGACGTGAAGGTGACGCTGGGCACGCGGCCGGACCTGGAGAAGGTCGGCTCGCGCTCCCCGGGCGAGTCCGAGGAGAGCTCCAAGGCGCGCGTGGGCCTGTCGCTGGACAACCTGGATGCCCGCACCGCGCAGCAGGCGGGCTTCGCCAACGCGCAGGGCGCGCTCATCACCGACGTGGTGCCCGGCTCACCGGCGGACCGCGCGGAGCTGTCCCCGGGGATGCTCGTCGTCGAGGCCAACCAAAAGCCCGTGCGCAGCGCGCAGGAGCTGGCGAAGATCATCCGCTCCACGTCCTCCGGCGGCACGCTGCTGCTGCGGGTGATGGGGCCCGGGGGCGAGAGCCGCTTCCTGCGCGCCCTGCAGGTGCCTTGA
- a CDS encoding glycoside hydrolase family 57 protein, with protein MSQGSLALVLHAHLPFVRHPEHEDFLEEDWLYEAISETYLPLLLVFDELVEEGVPFRLTLSLTPTLVSMLRDELLMKRYARKLDRLCELGALEAHRTRDDATFGPIARFYQDHFEALRVAWHGRYGGDLVSAFRRLQDAGYLEIVTCCATHGFLPLMQDTPEAVRAQITVAASHYRQTFGRDPPGIWLAECGYFPGVERLLAAERIRYFFVDTHGLTDASPRPLYGPFAPIYTEAGVAAYARDPESSQQVWSAESGYPGDPLYREFYRDIGWDLDLNYIRPFIQPTGDRKNTGFKYYRITGKTPDKLPYSPLEARARAAEHATDFLRNRERQVDFLAPRMNGRRPVMVAPYDAELFGHWWFEGPLFLGSLIRQVARDSRKLRLVTPSDDLRECPENQVATPPLSSWGSGGYASMWLDGSNDWIYRHLLQSARQMVALAREHPDASALNRRALNQAARELLLAQSSDWAFIMKTGTMVDYAVHRTREHILRFLRLSGQIRNGNIDEGWLSQLEARNNIFPEIDYRVYRPL; from the coding sequence ATGAGTCAGGGCTCCCTGGCGCTGGTTCTCCACGCGCACCTGCCGTTCGTCCGCCACCCGGAGCACGAGGACTTCCTCGAGGAGGATTGGCTCTACGAGGCCATCTCCGAGACCTACCTGCCGCTGCTGCTCGTCTTCGACGAGCTGGTGGAGGAGGGGGTGCCGTTCCGGCTCACCCTGTCGCTCACCCCCACGCTCGTGAGCATGCTGCGGGATGAGCTGCTGATGAAGCGCTACGCGCGCAAGCTGGACCGGCTCTGCGAGCTGGGCGCGCTCGAGGCCCACCGCACCCGCGACGACGCCACCTTCGGCCCCATCGCCCGCTTCTATCAGGACCACTTCGAGGCGCTCCGGGTGGCCTGGCACGGGCGCTACGGGGGAGATCTCGTCAGCGCGTTCCGGCGGCTCCAGGACGCGGGGTACCTGGAGATCGTCACCTGCTGCGCCACCCACGGCTTCCTGCCGCTCATGCAGGACACGCCGGAGGCGGTGCGCGCGCAGATCACCGTGGCGGCCAGCCACTACCGGCAGACGTTCGGAAGGGATCCGCCGGGCATCTGGCTGGCCGAGTGCGGCTACTTCCCCGGGGTGGAGCGGCTCCTGGCCGCCGAGCGCATCCGCTATTTCTTCGTGGACACGCACGGGCTGACGGATGCGTCGCCCCGTCCGCTGTATGGCCCCTTCGCGCCCATCTATACGGAGGCGGGCGTGGCGGCGTACGCACGCGACCCGGAGAGCTCCCAGCAGGTATGGAGCGCCGAGAGCGGCTACCCGGGGGACCCGCTCTACCGCGAGTTCTACCGGGACATCGGCTGGGACCTGGACCTGAACTACATCCGGCCCTTCATCCAGCCCACGGGCGACCGGAAGAACACCGGCTTCAAGTACTACCGCATCACCGGGAAGACGCCCGACAAGCTCCCGTACTCCCCCCTGGAGGCCCGCGCGCGCGCGGCGGAGCACGCCACCGACTTCCTGCGCAACCGCGAGCGGCAGGTGGACTTCCTGGCCCCGCGCATGAACGGCCGCCGCCCGGTGATGGTCGCCCCGTATGACGCGGAGCTGTTCGGCCACTGGTGGTTCGAGGGCCCCCTATTCCTGGGCAGCCTCATCCGCCAGGTGGCCCGGGACTCGCGGAAGCTCCGGCTCGTCACCCCCTCGGATGACCTGCGCGAGTGCCCGGAGAACCAGGTGGCCACGCCCCCGCTGTCCTCCTGGGGCTCGGGGGGCTATGCCTCCATGTGGCTGGATGGCTCCAATGACTGGATCTACCGGCACCTGCTCCAGTCTGCCCGGCAGATGGTGGCGCTGGCGCGGGAGCACCCCGATGCCTCGGCCTTGAACCGCCGGGCCCTCAACCAGGCGGCGCGCGAGCTGTTGCTCGCTCAGTCCTCGGACTGGGCCTTCATCATGAAGACGGGCACCATGGTGGACTACGCCGTCCATCGGACCCGGGAGCACATCCTGCGCTTCCTGCGGCTGAGCGGGCAGATCCGGAACGGGAATATCGACGAGGGGTGGCTCTCCCAACTCGAGGCGCGGAACAACATCTTTCCGGAAATCGACTATCGGGTGTACCGCCCCCTCTGA